One window from the genome of Deinococcus apachensis DSM 19763 encodes:
- a CDS encoding GNAT family N-acetyltransferase: MVGIAQAISDGVLTAFIPLLEVHATHRGRGVGSALIRHLLAQLDHLYAVDLSCDDDLVPFYQRLGFRRANAMVLRNYARQSGEASASPGQEGEEPEE; the protein is encoded by the coding sequence GTGGTGGGCATCGCTCAGGCCATCAGCGACGGGGTGCTGACGGCCTTTATCCCCCTGTTGGAGGTTCACGCTACCCACCGGGGAAGGGGCGTCGGCTCGGCGCTGATCCGGCATCTGCTCGCCCAACTTGACCACCTGTACGCCGTGGACCTGAGTTGCGACGACGACCTCGTGCCTTTTTACCAGCGGCTGGGCTTTCGGCGGGCCAACGCGATGGTGCTGCGGAACTATGCCCGGCAAAGCGGGGAGGCTTCCGCAAGTCCCGGCCAGGAGGGGGAGGAGCCGGAGGAATGA
- a CDS encoding homoserine dehydrogenase: MRTVTVGLLGCGTVGQQVLHLLERRRDIFDNLGVRVEVTGVLVRDARRERDVPPGTPLTSDPAFLGESSVLVEALGGIDQPLALLLPYLRSGRPVITANKALLAECWDDLREHALAGRLYYEASVMAGTPVIGPMSTVLRASTFTRLQAVLNGTCNYILTQMEGGRSYADALAQAQALGYAEDPPTLDVGGFDTAHKLTVLARFCADGNFPYSAVEVRGIEDVTLEEVAQAQAAGERIKLVADLRREGAGWRASVSPRRLPATHALCNEGASRNAMVYEGEECGALIFAGGGAGGMVTASAMVGDLLDWLIGFPGHVPLH, encoded by the coding sequence ATGCGAACGGTGACGGTGGGCCTGCTGGGCTGCGGCACGGTGGGACAGCAGGTGCTGCATCTGCTGGAGAGGCGCAGGGACATTTTCGACAACCTGGGCGTGCGGGTCGAGGTCACAGGTGTCCTCGTCCGTGATGCCCGCCGCGAGCGCGACGTTCCGCCCGGCACGCCTCTCACGAGCGATCCCGCCTTCCTGGGGGAGAGCAGCGTGCTGGTCGAGGCGTTGGGGGGCATTGACCAGCCCCTCGCCCTGCTGCTGCCCTACCTCCGATCTGGCCGTCCCGTCATCACCGCGAACAAGGCGCTGCTCGCCGAATGCTGGGACGACCTGCGCGAGCATGCCCTCGCCGGGCGCCTGTACTACGAGGCGTCGGTCATGGCCGGAACGCCCGTGATCGGGCCGATGAGTACCGTGTTGCGGGCGAGCACCTTCACCCGGCTCCAGGCCGTGCTGAACGGCACCTGCAACTACATCCTCACCCAGATGGAGGGGGGGCGGAGCTACGCCGACGCCCTCGCGCAGGCGCAGGCGCTGGGCTACGCGGAGGACCCGCCCACCCTGGATGTCGGCGGCTTTGACACCGCGCACAAGCTCACCGTCCTGGCCCGCTTCTGTGCCGACGGCAACTTCCCGTACTCGGCGGTCGAGGTGCGGGGCATCGAGGACGTGACGCTGGAGGAGGTAGCCCAGGCCCAGGCGGCGGGCGAGCGGATCAAGCTGGTTGCCGACCTGCGGCGGGAGGGGGCGGGGTGGCGCGCGAGCGTCTCGCCGCGGCGGCTGCCCGCCACCCATGCCCTGTGCAACGAGGGGGCCAGCCGCAACGCAATGGTGTACGAGGGCGAGGAATGCGGCGCGCTGATCTTCGCGGGCGGCGGCGCGGGGGGCATGGTCACCGCGTCGGCGATGGTGGGGGACCTGCTGGACTGGCTGATCGGGTTTCCGGGGCACGTGCCGCTGCACTGA
- a CDS encoding ATP-binding cassette domain-containing protein: MTTTAPAPTAALTATALSARLLHHGFGDTVVLHGVSLEVSAGEVVAVTGPSGSGKSTLLHLLGGLDTPQKGEVWWAGERVDLLGTQARARRRAGRVGLVFQHHYLLEDLTVEQNVLVPALLIHRDETERARDLLARVGLAGRGRELPRVLSGGERQRVAVARALITRPAVILADEPTGSLDRANAEVVAGLLLDLARSEGAGVLLVTHDEHLAERADRALHLLDGQIVDEAVSR; encoded by the coding sequence GTGACGACCACCGCCCCCGCGCCCACTGCGGCCCTCACCGCGACCGCGCTGTCCGCGCGGCTCCTGCACCACGGCTTCGGGGACACGGTGGTATTGCACGGGGTCAGCCTGGAGGTCAGCGCGGGCGAGGTCGTCGCCGTCACCGGCCCCAGCGGCAGCGGCAAGAGCACCCTGCTGCACCTGCTGGGCGGCCTGGACACCCCGCAGAAGGGCGAGGTGTGGTGGGCGGGCGAGCGGGTGGACCTCCTGGGGACCCAGGCGCGGGCGCGGCGGCGCGCGGGCCGGGTCGGGCTGGTCTTTCAGCACCACTACCTGCTGGAGGACCTGACGGTGGAGCAAAACGTCCTCGTGCCCGCCCTGCTCATCCACCGGGACGAGACGGAGCGGGCCCGGGACCTCCTCGCCCGGGTGGGGCTGGCCGGACGCGGGCGGGAGTTGCCGCGTGTGCTCAGCGGCGGTGAGCGCCAGCGGGTCGCGGTCGCCCGCGCGCTGATCACCCGTCCCGCCGTGATCCTCGCCGACGAGCCCACCGGCAGCCTCGACCGCGCCAACGCGGAGGTCGTCGCGGGCCTGCTGCTGGACCTTGCCCGCAGTGAGGGGGCAGGCGTGCTTCTCGTCACCCACGACGAGCACCTGGCCGAGCGGGCCGACCGGGCGCTGCACCTGCTGGACGGGCAGATCGTGGACGAGGCGGTCAGCCGTTAG
- a CDS encoding tetratricopeptide repeat protein: MQVLQKAWEAFQLLVNEQGQRESLEALGRIYLQLGELPVAEKYLHLALELARHNGIERAQLLNLLAGVQHRSGDYGSSLTSLEEALKIHELLNNSSQAASVLGNMGILYTSQGRYPEALTHLTRAYRILRDEAQDERMQGVVLLNLGHLYLGMGEPTKSIPYFEEALHLARRRQDRLAVAMSTLNIGAAQDQAGHYADAEPAFREALTISREIQYRPGEVSALDGLGNILAQRGQLHEAAAAHAEAAAIAREIEDLEGELDALNHLGQVQAELGDFPVALSSLERALTLAQEADHKKTVYEAHRALAGVYKRAGDFERALHHHELYHEAERALFNEESDKKTRELSAQFDVERARHEAEVQRLQREMAETAREEAEALVRERTHELEQAQVEIVTRLAVAAEYRDDLTGEHTWRVGHVSALIARELGLPDEDVALLRIAARLHDVGKIGIPDAILLKPGKFTPEEQERMKAHTLIGARILSGGHSRLLRMAEEIALSHHERWDGGGYPLGKAGHSIPVTGRIVSVADVFDALTSERPYKQAWDRGDALAELRRQAGTQFDPEVVEAALRVFTRADFTRLMRAETESAAAAEATRRS, translated from the coding sequence CAACGAGCAGGGCCAGAGGGAATCACTAGAGGCACTGGGCAGAATTTACCTCCAGTTGGGAGAATTGCCTGTTGCAGAAAAATACCTGCATCTGGCCCTAGAATTAGCTAGGCACAATGGCATTGAAAGAGCCCAGCTCCTCAATCTACTCGCCGGGGTACAACACAGGAGTGGCGACTACGGATCATCACTCACGTCACTTGAAGAAGCCCTCAAGATTCACGAGCTGCTTAACAACAGCAGCCAGGCGGCGAGTGTGCTGGGTAACATGGGGATTCTGTACACCAGCCAAGGAAGATATCCAGAAGCGCTTACGCACCTGACCCGGGCATACCGTATCTTAAGAGACGAGGCGCAGGATGAGCGGATGCAAGGAGTGGTTCTGCTCAACCTGGGACATCTATACCTTGGAATGGGAGAGCCGACAAAGTCAATTCCTTACTTTGAAGAGGCACTACATCTGGCAAGGCGGAGGCAAGACCGTCTTGCAGTGGCAATGTCAACCCTAAACATAGGTGCCGCTCAGGACCAGGCCGGTCATTACGCTGACGCAGAGCCTGCCTTCCGAGAAGCACTCACCATCTCACGTGAGATTCAGTACCGTCCCGGTGAGGTTTCTGCCCTCGACGGCCTGGGTAATATCCTTGCTCAGCGCGGACAGCTCCATGAAGCCGCCGCCGCTCACGCCGAAGCCGCCGCCATAGCGCGGGAGATTGAGGACCTGGAGGGGGAACTCGACGCCCTCAACCACCTCGGACAGGTGCAGGCGGAACTGGGGGACTTCCCTGTCGCCCTCTCGTCTCTGGAACGGGCGCTGACGCTGGCGCAGGAGGCCGACCACAAGAAGACGGTGTACGAGGCCCACCGCGCCCTAGCGGGGGTGTACAAGCGGGCGGGCGACTTCGAGCGGGCGCTGCACCACCACGAGCTGTACCACGAGGCCGAGCGGGCACTGTTCAACGAGGAGAGCGACAAGAAAACGCGCGAGCTGAGCGCGCAATTCGACGTGGAGCGCGCCCGCCACGAGGCCGAGGTGCAGCGCCTGCAACGCGAGATGGCCGAGACGGCGCGCGAGGAGGCCGAGGCCCTGGTCCGCGAGCGTACCCACGAGCTGGAGCAGGCGCAGGTCGAGATCGTGACCCGGCTGGCGGTGGCGGCCGAGTACCGCGACGACCTGACGGGCGAGCACACCTGGCGGGTGGGGCATGTCAGCGCCCTGATCGCGCGGGAGCTGGGCCTGCCCGACGAGGACGTGGCCCTGCTGCGGATCGCGGCGAGACTGCACGACGTGGGCAAGATCGGCATTCCCGACGCCATCCTGCTCAAGCCGGGCAAATTCACCCCCGAGGAGCAGGAGCGCATGAAGGCACACACCCTGATCGGCGCGCGCATCCTCTCGGGCGGACACTCGCGCCTGCTCCGCATGGCCGAGGAGATCGCCCTGTCGCACCACGAACGCTGGGACGGCGGCGGCTACCCGCTGGGCAAGGCCGGGCACAGCATCCCGGTGACCGGGCGCATCGTGTCGGTCGCTGACGTGTTCGACGCTCTGACGAGCGAGCGGCCCTACAAGCAGGCCTGGGACCGGGGCGACGCGCTGGCCGAGCTGCGGCGGCAGGCGGGCACCCAGTTCGACCCCGAGGTCGTGGAGGCGGCCCTGCGGGTCTTTACCCGGGCCGACTTCACCCGCCTGATGCGCGCCGAAACGGAAAGCGCGGCGGCGGCCGAGGCCACCCGCCGGTCCTGA
- a CDS encoding NADH:flavin oxidoreductase/NADH oxidase, protein MTQIASSAPASGGTPSPLLFTPLKLRGVTLPNRAVVSPMCMYSAQNGVANDFHLTHLGQFALGGAGLIFTEATAVSIEGRISPEDLGLWSDEQIVPLGHITDFVHRYGGLIGVQLAHAGRKASTYAPWRGHGAVPPEAGGWQVIGPADDPYNAAYPHPVAMTVDDIRRVTSDFAAAARRAQIAGFDVVEIHAAHGYLLHQFLSPLANARADEYGGDFENRVRFLLEVVRAVRAVWPTHLPLFVRVSATDWASGGWDVDQTVALAGLLRFEGVDVLDVSSGGLTPAQQITAGPLYQVPFAARVRREVPDLGVMAVGMIDTPAQAEEILAEGSADLIALARAFLRDPHWPQRAAREFGLTPTLPDVYARAGW, encoded by the coding sequence ATGACGCAGATCGCCTCCTCCGCCCCAGCCTCCGGGGGAACACCCTCCCCGCTGCTCTTCACGCCGCTGAAACTGCGGGGCGTGACGCTCCCCAACCGTGCCGTCGTGTCGCCCATGTGCATGTACAGCGCGCAGAATGGGGTGGCGAACGACTTTCACCTCACCCACCTAGGGCAGTTCGCGCTGGGCGGCGCGGGCCTGATCTTCACCGAGGCGACCGCCGTATCCATCGAGGGCCGCATCAGCCCCGAGGACCTGGGCCTGTGGTCCGACGAGCAGATCGTGCCGCTGGGGCACATCACCGACTTCGTGCATCGCTACGGCGGCCTGATCGGCGTGCAGCTCGCGCACGCGGGCCGCAAGGCGAGCACCTATGCCCCCTGGCGTGGGCACGGCGCGGTGCCGCCCGAGGCCGGGGGATGGCAGGTCATCGGCCCGGCGGACGACCCCTACAACGCCGCCTACCCCCACCCCGTCGCCATGACGGTGGACGACATCCGGCGCGTCACCTCCGACTTCGCGGCGGCAGCCCGCCGGGCGCAGATCGCGGGCTTCGACGTGGTCGAGATTCACGCGGCGCACGGCTACCTGCTGCACCAGTTCCTCTCGCCGCTGGCGAATGCGCGTGCCGACGAGTACGGCGGGGACTTCGAGAACCGGGTCCGCTTCCTGCTGGAGGTTGTGCGCGCCGTCCGGGCGGTGTGGCCCACGCACCTCCCGCTCTTCGTGCGGGTCAGCGCGACCGACTGGGCGTCCGGGGGCTGGGACGTGGATCAGACGGTCGCGCTCGCGGGCCTGCTGCGCTTCGAGGGAGTGGACGTGCTCGACGTGAGCAGCGGCGGCCTGACTCCCGCCCAGCAGATCACCGCCGGGCCGCTGTATCAGGTGCCCTTCGCGGCCCGCGTCCGGCGGGAGGTGCCCGACCTGGGGGTAATGGCCGTCGGCATGATCGACACCCCCGCCCAGGCCGAGGAAATCCTGGCGGAGGGGAGCGCCGACCTGATCGCCCTGGCCCGCGCCTTCCTGCGCGATCCCCACTGGCCCCAGCGCGCGGCCCGCGAGTTTGGCCTGACGCCCACATTGCCGGACGTGTACGCGCGGGCGGGGTGGTGA